A section of the Streptomyces sp. NBC_01591 genome encodes:
- the ftsR gene encoding transcriptional regulator FtsR: MLRTPTGGAVAGTATADDRPMSIGTVLLRLRDEFPEVTISKIRFLEAEGLVEPQRTPSGYRKFRGADVERLAQVLRMQRDHYLPLKVIREHLDALARGEQAALPSGGGPRDLTDGGWDAEPGRATAARIGRAELLAAAEVTESDLDEWESYGLVVPTAEGGYDAEMVTVAKLVADLGRFGLEPRHLRAMRAAADREVGLIEQVVAPLRRHRNPQTRAHAEATAKELAELSVRLHSALVQSALHIRLH; encoded by the coding sequence ATGCTGAGAACACCGACGGGCGGTGCCGTGGCCGGCACCGCCACCGCCGACGACCGCCCGATGAGCATCGGCACGGTGCTCCTGCGGCTGCGGGACGAGTTCCCCGAGGTCACGATCTCCAAGATTCGGTTCCTGGAGGCCGAAGGGCTCGTAGAGCCGCAGCGGACCCCTTCCGGTTATCGCAAGTTCCGTGGCGCCGATGTGGAGCGGTTGGCTCAGGTGCTGCGCATGCAGCGGGACCACTACCTCCCGCTGAAGGTCATCCGTGAGCATCTGGACGCCCTTGCCCGTGGTGAACAGGCCGCCCTGCCCTCCGGGGGCGGCCCGCGGGACCTGACCGACGGTGGCTGGGATGCGGAGCCCGGACGGGCCACTGCGGCCCGGATCGGCCGTGCCGAGCTGCTGGCGGCCGCCGAGGTCACCGAGAGCGACCTCGACGAGTGGGAGTCGTACGGCCTGGTCGTTCCGACCGCCGAGGGCGGTTACGACGCCGAGATGGTCACGGTGGCCAAGCTTGTGGCGGATCTGGGCAGGTTCGGTCTGGAACCGCGTCACCTGCGCGCCATGCGGGCGGCCGCGGATCGTGAGGTCGGGCTCATCGAGCAGGTGGTCGCGCCCTTGCGCCGGCACCGGAATCCGCAGACCAGAGCCCATGCGGAGGCCACTGCGAAAGAGCTTGCGGAGCTGTCCGTGAGGCTCCATTCGGCCCTGGTGCAGAGTGCTCTGCACATCCGGCTCCACTGA